In a genomic window of Glycine max cultivar Williams 82 chromosome 13, Glycine_max_v4.0, whole genome shotgun sequence:
- the LOC100794745 gene encoding MLP-like protein 43, with the protein MLHTLHNLSSLVCFHFLLLLFTCFSLVFMVLAGKLSTELGVKASATKWFNLLTTQLHHVQNLCERVHETKLHDGDDWHGVGNSVKHWTYVIDGKVHTCQESIEAIDEENKTIKFMLFGGDISQHYKSFKLIFEVTDKNDGGAAVKWTLEYEKIKENIDPPHGYMDYFDKSTKEMDAYLVKA; encoded by the exons ATGCTCCATACACTTCACAATCTCTCATCCCTTGTTTGTTTCCATTTCTTGCTTCtattatttacttgtttttctCTAGTATTCATGGTGCTCGCTGGTAAACTTAGTACTGAACTTGGGGTGAAAGCATCCGCTACCAAATGGTTCAACCTCTTAACCACGCAACTTCACCATGTTCAGAACCTTTGTGAAAGAGTGCATGAAACCAAGCTGCATGATGGTGATGACTGGCACGGTGTTGGTAATTCGGTTAAACACTGGACTTATGTCATAG ACGGCAAGGTACACACATGTCAGGAGAGTATTGAAGCCATTGATGAAGAGAACAAAACAATCAAATTCATGCTCTTCGGTGGAGATATTAGTCAGCACTACAAGAGCTTTAAGCTGATCTTTGAAGTGACTGATAAGAACGATGGCGGTGCTGCTGTTAAATGGACTCTTGAATATGAGAAGATCAAAGAGAATATTGATCCTCCACATGGCTACATGGACTACTTTGACAAATCCACTAAAGAGATGGATGCTTATCTTGTCAAGGCATAG